GTTGGGGGAATGAGTTTAGTTCAGAATGgggtaagaaaaaaatctcaaaatcatGGCTTCTCAATTTGGTCTGGGGCTGCAAGCTACTCAAAATGAAAGGGAAGCAGGCACATGGCCTGACTAACCCACAAACCAAAGATTCAGTCTCAAAATGGGATAATTGAAGCCCTGGCAGTGCTTGAAGTCAAAAACTAAACACAAACTGCCTTCctgaaacatatattttaatttagttcattacttttgtattaaaaagaaacacatgcgCACACAAAACATTATATGCCTAATAATTCACTTACTAACATTTTCTCTTGCCTGTTTATTCCCTATGGTAAAATTTAAGCTTCTCATCACTGTTTTCTTCCCCTCGTCAGTACTAAATAGTGAAATTTCAGTGCTGTCTCAAAACTGCAGATTCTTATTatttctgatgaaagaaactTCAGAagtattaaaggagaaaaatagtcCCTCTTCTTCACAGCTGCAGCAAAGCAGAGGTTCTTCTTTATTATAAACTTGCTTCTGATAAAGTGGTGTATTGAGAATGCTCACAGGAATATCACTCTATTGTCCAATGTGGAGAATAGGTGAAGTTGAACTAATATGAATCAGAATTCTGTTATTAAAGATGACTTCTGAGGCAACCATATATCAGATTGTTATATTCAGAGAAATGTTACCTATGACCCATAATTATATACTATTCTGATTATCTTATTTGATTTGTTGCCCCGgagttaatatttaaattggCATCACTGTTCTTGAGTAGAAATTcttattcaatttctttattaAGCCAGAGGAAGACTCTTGGAATTTTCTTATTCTCTACATTATAAAGGTAATATATGTCCCATTACTGTTAGATTCTATATAAATAGCTTGAgaatctttttcttgtttaaatgaACACATCCATACAGCTTGGCCAAGGGCGCatacattaaaggaaaaaaaaaagaacatttcaaaGAAATGTGTCATTTGGTTGGGCAGCTTTGGGCCGTCATCGACACCTGCCCTGGGGTAGTTTCCTCTTCTGATGGGAATAGTTCAGTTGAGTAATTCGATCGTATGTTGTGAAGATTcttcagttctttaaaatatacccCAAGCCTGATGAAACTGGAAATccattataatttcattcttttgctttagAATATTACGCAGGCCTTGTTGCTTATCCAGGATGAGCCAtaacttctctgagactcagtttatttatctgtaaCATGAGGAAAAAACCATCTATTTCACAGAgttgggattaaatgagatagtgtatGTAGAGAGTTTTACAATACTGAGTAGTGCTCTGTATATGTAAGACATTATTACAAAACCACCACAGGAGGGGGTAACAGTTGTTCACATCAGCTACACTTTTGCGCTGACAGTTTAGCTCTTCTCCCTAGAGCAGGAGATTGCTGCTGCCTAAGGAGACTTCTAATATGAATCAGAATTCTCTTATTAAAGGTGACTTCTAAGGCAGCCATACATCACAGATTGTTATAAAGATAAGTTTCTACCTTGTGTTTAACGTTCAGGAAATCCTTtcaaaatcacttttattttattttgacttcaGGAAGATGGTCATTCATACTGACACCATAGAGGTAAGTTTTGAGCCTCTTGGGGCTGCTTTTGTTCTCAGGCTTGAGTTTTTATAAGATTTGgatgcaataatttttttttaatcaaataagcATACGAGTAAAAGTTTTTATGTCAGTTATTACAATTTAAAGCATTGGTAACCTTACATAACTGCTGTTTTATTACATGTAATTTTCCGAGAAATTCTTCAAAGCAtatgaaataaaaggcaaaggaTCTTCTATTTCCTTACCGAGAATAGAAAAGATATGAAACTTTAAGCGTTAGAAAACACTTTATTGAAGAAAATATGCTAGCAACTcagtaatcaaagaaaaatttatttgctttgacactttaaatttaaatctgACTGATAAGCAACTTTATTTAAAACTCTTCACCATTGTAAAGGAGAAATTAATATTTCTGGTCTTATCGTCCGTTACTTAAAGCGTTCCATCTATAGGACCAAATTAGCCATTGATGGATTGAGGAGGAGGAAACCGCATTCCAAGGGGAAAAGGCTGAAGGCTCTACTCTGTAAATTGGTACCAGTCAGCACACAGCTTTGGCGGAGATCCGAATCAGGTAAACGTTAAGTTTAGTTTTTGGTTCCTTCAACCACATATTTTGTTGAACCTCAGTCATAATGTAACTCTGACTTGCTTAGCTCGGTGTCAGaagctaaataaatgttagctatgggAGAGGAGTTACAGTAACTAGTAAGTGGAAATGCAGGCTGAAACCTAGGGCATGCTTGCATTTCGAAAGAACCTGCTAATATATAAATCCCAAGCGTGTAAAAACACTTTATAAATTGCTCTTACAAGCGTTACAGCAGTTTAAAGAAAAggtctgaaaagaaaaatctgtgatCGATAAGATTATAGAAAAGTACTGGAAGGGGGAGGTTATAAAAGATTAGCATAACAAGCTTCTGCGCAATAAATAGGATTGATTTCTAGCCAATGAGATTACATTTTCGGAAATTCCTAGTTTTTCTGGCCCAATCAAGACGAGGCTATGTCTATAAATAAGACTGCCTACGGGCTGGTGAGTAAAACCAGTGCGCTATCATGGCGCGTACAAAGCAGACTGCCCGGAAGTCGACTGGTGGCAAGGCCCCGCGGAAGCAGCTGGCCACCAAGGCGGCCCGCAAGAGCGCGCCGGCCACTGGCGGCGTCAAGAAGCCGCACCGCTACCGGCCGGGCACCGTGGCCCTGCGGGAGATCCGGCGCTACCAGAAGTCGACCGAGCTGCTGATCCGCAAGCTGCCTTTCCAGCGGCTTGTGCGCGAGATCGCGCAGGACTTCAAGACTGATCTGCGCTTCCAGAGCTCGGCCGTGATGGCGCTGCAGGAGGCGAGCGAGGCCTACTTGGTGGGGCTGTTTGAAGACACGAACTTGTGCGCTATCCACGCCAAGCGCGTGACCATCATGCCCAAAGACATCCAGCTGGCCCGCCGCATCCGCGGGGAGCGGGCTTAAGGCACACGTTTTAAACTAGACGATTTAAAGGCTCTTTTCAGAGCCACCCACGTTTTCATAAAGAGCAGCTGTTTTCATAAAGAGCGCCCACGTTTTTATGAAGAGCAACAGGAACTCACCAGCTTTAAGCTTGGTGAGTTCCTAATGCACAAGTGTTAAGGGTAAAGTGGATCGGGGCGTCTCGCACGTGTTGGGTGGTGAGGTTATGGAATTAAGGCAGACAGACGCTAGAGGGACCACCAGAGGCAAGGTCTGGGTCGTGTCGGTCAAGTACTGCTTTTATCTGCTGGCTTGATTTCTTAGTCCAGAGCGCCAACCTTGCTAAACTTCGCAAGAGGATAGAATATGTTCTACCAGTCGTTTGTAACGCGTTCCAAAGTGCTAGTACAAAATGTTAGCACAAATCTGAATACTGAAATTAAGTGACACTCTAGAAGGCCGTCATTATGTGATAACTGTTGGGATGGCAATCTGGGTTTTCAGCCCGATTGTACAGTTACCAGAACTAGGCCGGATGTTAGATAAAATCCTCGGTCCCCAAGTAGTTACTCGGGATTTCAACTAAGAATGGGGGCAAGAGTCCCGAGATGTGTAAGAACCCATCTTCCTCGTTGCATAAGACAGGAGGCGCaaaccgcgaaaaaaaaaaaaagaaaatgtgggctGAGGTATTGTTGCAAAAACCGTAATCAAACAAACTTCCACAAAGTAGTACAGAGGAGTAAAATGATGCAAAAATGAGAAAGTTAACTTGTCTTTAGCTGGCACTTCAGATCTCCAAGTAAAAGTGAAAACCAATTAACATCAAAAGACCACAAACAGGTGAAACTACTTTTTACATAATTTAGTGGTTAGTGTGAAATGGAACATTTTGATTGGTTAACAAGACATTTGTTCTAAGGGCCACTGAGGGAGCGCAAGCAGAACCTTATTTACATGGACTCCGCCCCTCTATGACGACACTGTTGGATATTAACCAATAAAAACGTAATACTGTGCTAGTCTTCATTTGCATACAGGCTCTATAAGTAGCGCGTAACCAGCCTGCTTCGGTGTAGTCGGGATCACTTCTACTGGCGTGTGGGGATTCTCCTGTGTGAAGATGCCGGATCCAGCAAAATCTGCTCCTGCTCCTAAGAAAGGTTCCAAAAAGGCTGTCACGAAAGTGCAGAAGAAAGACGGTAAGAAGCGCAAGCGTAGCCGGAAAGAGAGCTATTCTGTTTATGTATATAAAGTGCTGAAGCAGGTTCATCCAGACACCGGCATTTCTTCGAAGGCCATGGGCATTATGAACTCCTTCGTGAACGACATCTTCGAGCGCATCGCGGGCGAAGCGTCGCGCCTGGCGCATTACAACAAGCGCTCGACTATCACGTCCCGGGAGATCCAGACGGCTGTGCGCCTGCTGCTGCCCGGCGAGTTAGCCAAGCACGCCGTGTCGGAAGGCACCAAGGCGGTCACCAAGTACACCAGTTCGAAGTAAGCGTGCAAGAGACGAACTAGAACATCTATTTTACCCCAAAGGCTCTTTTCAGAGCCACTTAAATTATCGGGGAAAGTGGCTGTAAACACTTGATAAAAGGTGGGTTTAGTTGTTGGTTGGGTAGGGTGGGCCCATGATCACGAGTGCTTTTGGACTTGGGGCTAGATTGGGACAGTGATTGAATGGTTGCCCTGTTAAAATCTAGGACCTCCCATGGTTCAGTGGCGCCACCTAGTGGTATGTGTCATGTCGCTGGTAACAAGTGATTGGTCCTTAAGGTGGTTCCTACCTAGTCTGAGTCTTCAATGGGCGCTTAGGTACGGAGGAGCGGGGAAGGGCTGTCTCTTATTAAACTATTAAACTAGTAAGtgagttgggttttattttattctagcgTACGGATAGCCCTATAGTTTCCCCAGTTGCCGCTGTTTCTTAAtgttttaatctgtttttaaCATAAATCTCTAGGTGTCTGTCACAAACTTTCAACATCACCAGGTGCTTTAGTACGTTGGCCTACTTAGCCCCGTGACCCTCAACCAGATAGATTTCCCACCCCCTCCATCACACTCCCCATGGGATATTGGcagtatctggagacatttttgattgtcatcaCTTGGGGAGAGGGgcgctactggcatctagtgggtagatgccagggatgctgctaaacatcctataatgccTAGGAGAGCCCCCACTACCAAGAATTATTTGGTGAATGATGTTGACCCTTGCGCCAAGGTTGAGAGACCCAGTGCCCAAAGACTTCCCTTCCTTCAGGATATTTTCCCTTCTGGGTTTAATCCTCATTTAGGTCAAACCTTTCCCCACTCCTACCCTGCTTTTGGTGAAAACTGAGCAGCACTTAACTTACACTGCTTGTTTACACTCCTCCACAGGAAAATTATCTTCTCCAGGGCAAGGACCTTGTCTTGGTTCTGTAACTCCTGGTTATAAGGCCCATCTCCAAGCTTGCTAAACATACTTCCAGGTGCCTCTCCTGAAGTTCCCTGATAAGGTCGCGTTGGAGGTGGGGGACTGGTGAGGTGGTTTTTAGTGTTCTCAGGTGTATATTTTTAGAATAGATTTTGGGGGCATGGTGTACAAAAGGGCAGTTAACATGTGGGATGAATTTCTAAGGCCCTCTCAGTTCAAAACTTGCATAACTCAAGACCAATCCCGAAAAAGGCTGGATATTCTACCAAATAAAATATACCcttgaggcaaaaggaaaagtcTTAGCTTCCAATTCACTTGACAGTCGAGTTTTGAAATTAAGCCATTCCTGGTTAAACTTGGgggaatttaaaatgaattttttaaatgcttaaaatgaattttattcatttgtaatgTAGGAGTTCGAATTTACATCTAATTAAAAGTTGCATAAAGTGGGCTGTATGTGATTTCTTTCACTGGGAAATTAAGATTCTCAGTGAGTCATCTTTCCCTAGAGACTATCAGACAAGCGACCAGGGAAAGATGACTCAACTGGGAATCTAAAATTTCtagttgaaagaaaagaaatcattataCAACACATTCTATGGTAGGAAAAATCACTCTATAAGTGAGAATTTAcatgtgccagaccctgtgctaggTGATGGGGATATACAGGTGCTCTCCTTCCCAAGTCCATGAAGTGCACCTGGAATTTTATTTGCGACCAATGTATCAAGTATCCTCTGGGaagttttttttaaggtttagtTTTACCCAATTTTCACTGTAACATCTTTCAACTTTTTAATCATCTGatttttgtaaaatggaattCTTCATCATTCCCTTTAAATTCTGTGACTAGGTGTCATT
The sequence above is drawn from the Tursiops truncatus isolate mTurTru1 chromosome 1, mTurTru1.mat.Y, whole genome shotgun sequence genome and encodes:
- the LOC141279340 gene encoding histone H3, whose product is MARTKQTARKSTGGKAPRKQLATKAARKSAPATGGVKKPHRYRPGTVALREIRRYQKSTELLIRKLPFQRLVREIAQDFKTDLRFQSSAVMALQEASEAYLVGLFEDTNLCAIHAKRVTIMPKDIQLARRIRGERA
- the LOC101321495 gene encoding histone H2B type 2-F, giving the protein MPDPAKSAPAPKKGSKKAVTKVQKKDGKKRKRSRKESYSVYVYKVLKQVHPDTGISSKAMGIMNSFVNDIFERIAGEASRLAHYNKRSTITSREIQTAVRLLLPGELAKHAVSEGTKAVTKYTSSK